In Urechidicola croceus, a single window of DNA contains:
- a CDS encoding glycoside hydrolase family 26 protein, whose protein sequence is MSLLKKIIPLLIILGLLYTFFWNTPPKNHLIDKKATAETINLFNNLKEISKAHTLFAHQHATEYGHGWKGDEDRSDVKSVVGTHPAMIGVDLSGLSGRASRIIQQNAYDLKKNVVNTYNRGGVTTVAWHFANPVSGGGFYWRDSISKPAVKYIIPGGEAHEKYKLILNEIGQWAKSLKGANGELVPVIFRPFHEFDGDWFWWGAAHCTPEEFKTLWKFTVSYLRDELGVHNFIYAFSPDNKFNTEEEYLVRYPGDEWVDMVGMDNYADVGRDGLNIERAVKKLKIVSDYAKKKNKLAAFTETGLESIPNEKWWTDVLLKIMKSEDLELCYVLVWRNDINSPTHYYAPYPGHISVPNFKEFYEDDFTLFEEDLKDIYNK, encoded by the coding sequence ATGTCACTTCTAAAAAAAATCATTCCGTTATTAATTATTCTTGGGTTGTTATATACATTCTTTTGGAATACACCTCCAAAAAATCATTTAATTGATAAAAAAGCAACTGCCGAAACAATAAACTTATTTAATAATTTAAAGGAAATATCAAAAGCGCATACACTTTTTGCACATCAACATGCTACCGAGTATGGACATGGATGGAAAGGTGATGAAGATAGAAGTGATGTGAAATCAGTTGTGGGAACTCACCCAGCAATGATTGGAGTTGACTTAAGTGGATTATCAGGTAGAGCTTCAAGAATAATTCAACAGAATGCTTATGATTTGAAGAAAAATGTAGTAAATACTTATAATAGAGGTGGAGTAACTACAGTTGCATGGCATTTTGCTAATCCTGTTTCAGGTGGAGGATTTTATTGGAGAGATTCTATTTCTAAACCTGCTGTTAAGTATATAATTCCCGGAGGTGAAGCACATGAAAAGTATAAATTAATTTTAAACGAAATAGGTCAATGGGCTAAAAGTTTAAAAGGCGCTAATGGAGAATTAGTTCCAGTTATTTTTAGACCATTTCATGAATTTGATGGAGATTGGTTTTGGTGGGGAGCAGCACACTGTACACCAGAAGAGTTTAAAACATTGTGGAAATTTACTGTTTCGTATTTAAGAGACGAATTGGGAGTTCATAATTTTATCTATGCTTTTTCACCTGATAACAAGTTTAATACTGAAGAAGAATATTTAGTTCGATATCCAGGAGATGAATGGGTTGATATGGTTGGTATGGATAACTATGCTGATGTTGGAAGGGATGGATTAAATATTGAAAGAGCTGTTAAAAAACTAAAGATTGTCTCAGATTATGCTAAGAAGAAAAATAAATTAGCCGCTTTTACTGAAACTGGTTTGGAATCTATTCCTAATGAAAAGTGGTGGACAGATGTTCTTTTAAAAATAATGAAATCTGAGGATTTAGAATTATGCTATGTGTTGGTTTGGCGAAATGATATAAATAGCCCAACTCATTATTATGCACCCTACCCAGGTCATATAAGTGTACCTAACTTTAAGGAGTTTTATGAAGATGATTTTACGTTATTTGAGGAAGATTTAAAAGATATTTACAATAAATAA
- a CDS encoding translation initiation factor: MDLQDQLKNLFPDHIPKEIEESVEDSKEIWMQDEPMICKYEKRKGKPITIIEGYTGADEDFKKLAKELKTKLSVGGSFKDDKIIIQGDYRDKIMTLLKDKGFKVKRVGG, translated from the coding sequence ATGGATTTACAAGATCAATTAAAAAACCTTTTTCCAGATCATATTCCTAAAGAAATTGAAGAATCTGTTGAAGATTCAAAAGAAATTTGGATGCAAGATGAACCGATGATTTGTAAATATGAAAAGCGAAAAGGTAAACCAATAACAATTATTGAAGGTTATACGGGTGCTGATGAAGATTTTAAAAAGTTGGCTAAAGAATTAAAAACAAAATTAAGTGTTGGTGGAAGTTTCAAGGATGATAAAATTATCATTCAAGGAGATTATCGCGATAAAATAATGACTCTTTTAAAAGATAAAGGGTTTAAAGTAAAACGTGTAGGAGGATGA
- a CDS encoding SRPBCC family protein — MFNSSKPIVVEQLFDNSIQEVWNAISNLSLMKLWFFEQIEDFKPEVGFKTSFVVKVEDRTYTHLWELTEIILQKNITYDWKYAEYDGEGKVIFELFDLGDKTKLVLTNFGIESFPSTIPEFSRESCNNGWNYFIKERLYNFLNK, encoded by the coding sequence ATGTTTAATAGTTCAAAACCAATTGTTGTAGAACAATTATTTGACAACTCAATTCAAGAAGTTTGGAATGCAATATCTAACTTAAGTTTAATGAAACTTTGGTTTTTTGAGCAAATTGAAGATTTTAAACCAGAAGTTGGCTTCAAAACTAGTTTTGTTGTTAAAGTTGAAGATAGAACATATACTCATTTATGGGAATTGACTGAAATTATCCTTCAAAAAAATATAACTTACGATTGGAAATATGCTGAATATGATGGAGAAGGTAAAGTTATTTTTGAACTATTTGATTTAGGAGATAAAACGAAACTAGTCTTAACCAATTTCGGTATAGAATCATTTCCAAGTACTATTCCTGAATTTAGTCGTGAAAGTTGTAATAATGGCTGGAATTATTTTATAAAAGAAAGACTTTATAATTTTTTAAATAAGTAA
- a CDS encoding isopenicillin N synthase family dioxygenase has protein sequence MEKIPSVNLADFLSEDADRKQKFVDEIGKAYEEIGFVALNGHFLSDELIKSLYEEIKNFFELPETTKSKYEIEGIGGQRGYTSFGKEHAKGKKEGDLKEFWHFGQYVDNDPKLEAEYPPNVEVKELPKFNEVGKETYKMLEKTAKYVLRALALHLGLEETYFDNYIKNGNSILRPIHYPPIKTAPKNAERAAAHGDINLITLLMGAQGRGLQVQNHKGDWIDAIAEPNQLMINVGDMLSRHTNNKLKSTIHRVINPPKELWGTSRYSIPFFMHPVSEMKLDVLESCIDAENPKQFEDITAGEFLHERLVDLGLIKK, from the coding sequence ATGGAAAAAATACCAAGTGTGAACCTTGCTGATTTTTTATCAGAAGATGCAGATAGAAAGCAAAAATTTGTTGATGAAATTGGAAAAGCCTATGAAGAAATTGGTTTTGTTGCATTAAATGGACATTTTTTAAGTGATGAACTTATTAAAAGTTTATATGAAGAGATTAAAAACTTTTTTGAATTACCAGAAACTACTAAATCAAAATACGAAATAGAAGGAATTGGTGGTCAACGCGGCTATACTTCGTTTGGTAAAGAACATGCAAAAGGTAAAAAAGAAGGTGATTTAAAAGAATTCTGGCACTTTGGTCAATATGTAGATAATGACCCGAAATTAGAAGCCGAGTACCCTCCAAATGTTGAAGTAAAGGAATTACCTAAATTCAATGAAGTTGGTAAAGAAACCTATAAAATGCTTGAAAAAACAGCAAAATATGTGTTACGTGCTTTGGCATTACACTTAGGATTAGAAGAAACTTATTTTGATAATTATATTAAAAATGGAAATTCTATTTTAAGACCTATTCACTATCCACCAATAAAAACTGCACCTAAAAATGCAGAAAGAGCTGCTGCACATGGTGATATCAATCTAATTACACTTTTAATGGGTGCTCAAGGACGTGGGTTACAAGTTCAAAATCATAAAGGCGACTGGATAGATGCAATTGCTGAACCTAATCAATTGATGATTAATGTTGGAGATATGTTATCAAGACACACAAACAACAAATTAAAATCAACAATTCATAGAGTTATTAACCCGCCAAAAGAATTATGGGGTACTTCACGCTACTCTATTCCATTTTTCATGCATCCTGTAAGTGAAATGAAATTAGATGTTTTAGAAAGTTGTATAGATGCAGAAAACCCAAAGCAATTTGAAGATATTACTGCTGGCGAATTTTTACATGAAAGATTAGTTGACCTCGGTTTGATTAAAAAGTAA
- a CDS encoding c-type cytochrome, which yields MKKNLTVILVITSLIFISCGDKKKEEAPKKEIQKVERKVETPAVSDNVALGKKLFSSKGCMACHHATTKIVGPAIKDIAAVYESKNANIVKFLKGNSEAIVDTDPTQVAIMKNNIETILKDITGEELNAIAEYMRSVK from the coding sequence ATGAAAAAAAACTTAACTGTTATTCTGGTAATCACTTCATTGATTTTTATCAGTTGTGGTGATAAAAAAAAGGAAGAGGCTCCAAAAAAGGAAATTCAAAAAGTAGAAAGAAAAGTTGAAACTCCTGCAGTTTCAGATAATGTTGCACTAGGTAAAAAGTTATTTAGCTCAAAAGGCTGTATGGCTTGTCATCATGCAACTACAAAAATTGTTGGACCAGCAATAAAAGATATAGCTGCTGTTTACGAAAGTAAAAATGCTAATATTGTTAAGTTTTTAAAAGGAAATAGTGAAGCAATAGTTGATACTGATCCAACACAAGTTGCAATTATGAAAAATAATATTGAGACTATTCTTAAAGATATTACTGGAGAAGAATTGAATGCTATAGCAGAATACATGAGAAGTGTAAAGTAA
- a CDS encoding DUF1572 family protein — protein sequence MKSNYLNSVKRQFEYYKSLGDKTFQQLNENDIHWQFNSESNSIAIIVKHIVGNMLSRWTNFRTEDGEKTWRHRDTEFENTYKTKLEMLQAWEKGWKCLFDAILPLENDDLNELVYIRNQGHSIDEAINRQLCHYPYHIGQIVYIGKMLKDEKWKTLSIAKNKSSDYNKDKFSKEKSKKHFTDDV from the coding sequence GTGAAGAGTAATTATTTAAATAGTGTCAAGCGACAATTTGAATATTACAAAAGTTTAGGTGATAAAACATTTCAACAACTGAATGAAAATGATATTCATTGGCAATTTAATTCTGAATCTAATAGCATTGCTATTATTGTAAAACATATTGTTGGAAATATGCTTTCACGCTGGACAAATTTCAGAACTGAAGATGGTGAGAAAACTTGGAGACATAGAGATACTGAATTTGAAAATACTTATAAAACCAAACTTGAAATGCTTCAAGCATGGGAAAAAGGATGGAAATGTCTATTTGATGCTATCCTACCATTAGAAAATGATGATTTAAACGAACTTGTTTATATTCGAAACCAAGGCCATAGCATAGATGAAGCAATTAATAGACAATTATGTCATTATCCATACCATATAGGTCAAATCGTTTATATTGGTAAAATGCTAAAAGATGAAAAGTGGAAAACTTTATCTATAGCAAAAAACAAATCTTCTGATTACAACAAAGATAAGTTTTCAAAAGAAAAATCAAAAAAACACTTCACAGATGATGTTTAA
- the rocD gene encoding ornithine--oxo-acid transaminase, with the protein MITNLTSSQQAIDLEDKYGAHNYHPLPVVLSKGEGVYVWDVEGKRYYDFLSAYSAVNQGHCHPKIVGAMTKQAQTLSLTSRAFYNDMLGTYEKYITEYFGFDKVLPMNTGAEAVETAIKLCRKWAYEVKGINENEAQIIVCENNFHGRTTTIISFSNDEVARKNFGPYTSGFIKIEYDNLLALEEALENNSNIAGFLVEPIQGEAGVYVPSKSYLSTAKALCEQYNVLFIADEVQTGIARTGQLLAVNHENVHPDILILGKALSGGAYPVSAVLADNEIMNVIKPGQHGSTFGGNPIAAAVAIAALEVVKEEKLAENAERLGQIFRKELSEFAKTSDLVKLVRGKGLLNAIVINDTEDSSTAWDICIKLRDNGLLAKPTHGNIIRFAPPLVMNEEQLMDCISIIKNTISKF; encoded by the coding sequence ATGATTACAAATTTAACATCATCACAACAAGCAATCGATTTAGAAGATAAATACGGAGCACACAATTATCATCCATTACCAGTAGTTTTAAGTAAAGGAGAAGGAGTATATGTTTGGGACGTAGAAGGAAAGCGTTATTATGATTTTTTATCGGCTTATTCAGCAGTAAATCAAGGACATTGTCACCCTAAAATTGTAGGCGCAATGACAAAACAAGCTCAAACATTATCATTAACTTCACGTGCATTTTATAATGACATGTTAGGTACCTATGAGAAATATATTACTGAGTATTTTGGTTTTGACAAAGTTCTACCAATGAATACAGGTGCTGAGGCTGTAGAAACAGCAATAAAGTTATGTCGTAAATGGGCATATGAAGTAAAAGGGATTAATGAAAATGAAGCACAAATTATTGTGTGTGAAAATAACTTTCATGGTCGTACAACAACAATTATTTCGTTTTCAAATGATGAAGTAGCACGTAAAAACTTCGGACCATATACATCAGGTTTTATCAAGATTGAATATGATAATTTATTAGCGCTTGAAGAAGCATTAGAAAATAATTCGAATATTGCAGGATTTTTAGTTGAGCCTATACAAGGTGAAGCAGGAGTATATGTACCAAGTAAGAGTTATTTGTCAACAGCAAAAGCTCTGTGTGAGCAGTATAATGTACTTTTTATTGCTGATGAAGTTCAAACGGGTATTGCTCGTACTGGGCAATTATTGGCTGTAAATCATGAAAATGTACATCCAGATATTCTTATATTAGGAAAAGCATTGAGTGGTGGTGCTTATCCAGTAAGTGCTGTTTTAGCAGACAATGAAATAATGAATGTTATTAAACCAGGTCAACACGGTTCAACATTTGGTGGTAATCCGATTGCTGCTGCTGTTGCAATTGCAGCATTAGAAGTTGTGAAAGAAGAAAAATTGGCTGAAAATGCTGAACGATTGGGACAAATTTTCAGAAAAGAACTTTCTGAATTTGCAAAAACAAGTGATTTGGTGAAATTAGTGAGAGGTAAAGGTTTATTAAATGCGATAGTAATTAATGATACTGAAGACAGTTCAACAGCTTGGGATATATGTATAAAACTTCGAGATAATGGATTATTAGCAAAGCCAACTCATGGAAATATTATTCGTTTTGCACCTCCATTAGTGATGAATGAAGAACAATTAATGGATTGTATTTCAATTATTAAAAATACAATAAGCAAATTTTAA
- a CDS encoding nucleoside phosphorylase — protein sequence MSKIAESELILNPNGSVYHLNLLPENIANDIIFVGDQDRVESVTKYFDLIEFETQKREFKTQTGTYKGKRLTVISTGIGPDNIDIVINELDALVNIDLKERKIKSEHTSLNIVRIGTSGSLQLDIPVDSFLLSSHAMGLNSLLHSYKCEHILESDIEDAFINHTNWNLKKGRPYCIQNSQVLAEKLLDKQVFTGITATAVGFYGPQGRVLRLSLEDSQLNNKIDSFKFENHRITNLEMETSAIYGLSKLLGHNSVSMNAIIANRANGTFSKNPYKTVDSLIKYTLDKIVR from the coding sequence ATGAGTAAAATAGCAGAATCAGAATTAATTTTAAATCCAAATGGTAGTGTTTACCATCTTAATTTATTGCCAGAAAATATAGCCAATGATATTATTTTTGTAGGTGATCAAGATAGAGTTGAAAGTGTAACTAAATATTTTGATTTAATTGAATTTGAAACTCAAAAAAGGGAATTCAAAACACAAACAGGAACCTATAAAGGTAAACGTCTTACTGTAATTTCTACTGGAATCGGTCCTGATAATATTGATATTGTTATTAATGAATTAGATGCTTTGGTTAATATTGATTTAAAAGAACGAAAAATTAAAAGTGAGCACACTTCATTAAATATTGTTCGAATTGGCACGTCTGGTTCTTTACAATTGGACATTCCTGTTGATAGTTTTTTACTTTCTTCACATGCTATGGGTTTAAATAGTTTGTTGCATTCATATAAATGCGAACATATTCTAGAATCTGATATTGAAGATGCATTTATAAACCATACAAATTGGAACCTAAAAAAAGGTAGGCCATACTGCATTCAAAATAGTCAGGTGTTGGCAGAAAAACTCTTAGATAAACAAGTTTTTACAGGAATAACTGCAACTGCCGTTGGCTTTTATGGCCCACAAGGTAGAGTGCTTAGATTATCACTTGAAGATTCTCAACTAAATAATAAAATTGACAGTTTTAAATTTGAAAATCATCGAATTACAAATCTTGAAATGGAAACTTCAGCAATTTACGGATTATCTAAATTATTAGGTCATAATTCAGTTTCAATGAATGCAATCATTGCCAATAGAGCAAATGGTACATTTAGTAAAAACCCTTATAAAACTGTTGATTCTCTTATAAAATATACACTAGATAAAATAGTTAGATAA
- the msrB gene encoding peptide-methionine (R)-S-oxide reductase MsrB, with the protein MRGFLLILIGTIFISCNSNAQQKNDSNKKQSNNKSMKKTEAEWKEILTPEEYYILRQKGTDRPGNGGFTKHFEKGTYVCAACGTQLFESGSKYESHCGWPSFDDAIDGTVEFTRDISLGMIRTEITCKACDGHLGHIFDDGPKETTGKRYCVNTTSIKFIPQSEE; encoded by the coding sequence ATGAGAGGATTTTTACTAATTTTGATAGGAACTATTTTTATAAGTTGTAACTCAAATGCACAGCAAAAAAATGATTCAAATAAAAAACAGTCAAACAACAAATCGATGAAGAAAACTGAGGCCGAGTGGAAAGAAATTTTAACTCCAGAAGAATATTACATCTTACGTCAAAAAGGAACTGATAGACCTGGTAATGGTGGATTTACTAAACATTTCGAAAAAGGAACTTACGTTTGTGCCGCTTGTGGAACACAACTATTTGAATCAGGCAGTAAATATGAAAGTCATTGTGGTTGGCCATCTTTTGATGATGCCATTGATGGAACTGTTGAATTTACTAGAGATATTAGTCTTGGTATGATTCGTACTGAAATTACATGTAAAGCATGTGATGGTCATTTAGGTCATATTTTTGACGATGGTCCAAAAGAAACCACTGGAAAACGATATTGTGTGAATACAACTTCAATAAAATTTATTCCTCAAAGTGAAGAGTAA
- the rlmD gene encoding 23S rRNA (uracil(1939)-C(5))-methyltransferase RlmD: protein MARKKRINIFENVEVIDAGARGKTVAKAPDGRVIFLTNTVPGDIVDIRTGKKRKAYYEGTAIKFHQKSDKRTEPECEHFEYCGGCKWQNMAYEHQLFYKQKEVTNNLIRIGHLELPEVTPILGCEQQFFYRNKMEFSFSSSRWLTFDEINSEQEIDDRNACGFHISGMWDKILDVKKCHLQEDPSNDIRNFVKEFSIENDLPFFNPRDQNGMMRTLMLRIASTGEIMIVIQFFEEDIEKRELLLDAMMEKFPQITSLQYVINSKANDTLYDQDIILYKGRDHIFEEMEGLKFKIGPKSFYQTNSEQAYELYKITRDFAGLTGDELVYDLYTGTGTIAQFVAKKAKKVIGVEAVPDAIADAKLNAQFNKIENVEFFAGDMKDVFNDTFISTHGKPDVIITDPPRDGMHKNVVAKILEISPNKIVYVSCNSATQARDLALMKHQYKITKTQAVDMFPQTHHVENVVLLEKI from the coding sequence ATGGCAAGAAAAAAGAGAATTAACATTTTCGAAAATGTTGAAGTTATTGATGCTGGTGCAAGAGGAAAAACTGTTGCCAAAGCACCTGATGGTCGTGTTATTTTTTTAACGAACACAGTTCCAGGAGATATTGTTGACATAAGAACAGGAAAAAAAAGAAAAGCTTATTACGAAGGAACTGCAATAAAGTTTCATCAAAAGTCTGATAAAAGAACTGAACCTGAATGTGAACATTTTGAATATTGTGGTGGTTGTAAATGGCAAAATATGGCTTATGAACATCAACTTTTTTATAAGCAAAAGGAAGTTACAAATAATCTTATACGTATTGGTCATCTTGAATTACCTGAAGTGACACCAATTTTAGGTTGTGAACAGCAATTCTTCTATCGAAATAAAATGGAGTTTTCTTTTTCAAGTAGTCGATGGCTAACTTTTGATGAAATCAATTCTGAACAAGAGATTGATGATAGAAACGCATGTGGATTTCATATATCAGGAATGTGGGATAAAATACTGGATGTAAAAAAATGTCATCTACAAGAAGATCCTTCAAACGATATTAGAAATTTTGTAAAAGAATTTTCAATTGAAAATGACTTACCATTTTTCAATCCTCGCGATCAAAACGGTATGATGAGAACGTTGATGCTTCGCATAGCATCAACTGGAGAAATCATGATTGTGATTCAGTTTTTTGAAGAAGATATTGAAAAAAGAGAATTGTTATTGGATGCTATGATGGAAAAATTTCCACAAATCACCTCTTTACAATACGTAATTAATTCTAAAGCCAATGACACTCTATACGATCAAGATATAATATTATATAAAGGTAGAGATCATATATTTGAAGAAATGGAAGGACTTAAGTTTAAAATAGGACCAAAATCATTTTATCAAACAAATTCTGAACAGGCTTATGAATTATATAAAATTACTAGAGATTTTGCCGGATTAACTGGTGATGAACTAGTATATGATTTATATACAGGAACGGGAACAATTGCTCAATTTGTTGCTAAAAAGGCAAAAAAAGTGATTGGTGTTGAAGCTGTACCAGATGCTATTGCTGATGCTAAACTAAATGCACAATTTAATAAGATAGAAAACGTTGAATTCTTTGCAGGTGATATGAAAGACGTTTTTAATGATACTTTTATTTCAACTCATGGAAAACCTGATGTAATAATTACAGATCCTCCAAGAGATGGAATGCATAAAAATGTAGTTGCAAAAATTTTGGAAATTTCGCCTAATAAAATTGTATATGTAAGTTGTAATTCTGCAACTCAAGCAAGAGATTTAGCATTAATGAAGCATCAATATAAAATTACTAAAACACAAGCTGTAGACATGTTTCCGCAAACACATCACGTTGAAAATGTTGTTCTTTTAGAAAAAATTTAA
- a CDS encoding MFS transporter: MNSLRLILSNKRYLSPAIVFATLNVLLGTWAIYIPHVKSKLAIDDGEFGFASIFFGLGTFIMLLIAPYLIQKIKVGRSTGFGVLLLMFSFTLPLIVNSYYELCASLFIVGFIGAFTDISMNSLVSEIEKEDGVHIMSANHGFFSLGGMLSAGIGTFFLPIVEVPVYHMLVVILILILINGFLMKNYFSHEVENVKQTKFSFSQLKPVLTLVIIGFFIMGSEGAIESWSALYLENISMTEEKFFGLGFTAFSFTMAFGRFFGDKISQQFGSKKIILIGTLVGIIGFASVLLVDLTFVIIGFALVGIGFSVIIPELYRIGGKLPNIDSSKGISMIAGAGFLGFLITPFLLGQISDWSSLKYSFVALLGFSVISFVLMLTIKNR; this comes from the coding sequence ATGAATTCATTACGGTTAATTTTAAGTAATAAACGCTATTTGTCACCTGCAATAGTTTTTGCAACATTGAATGTTTTATTAGGCACTTGGGCAATATATATACCACATGTAAAATCAAAATTAGCTATTGATGATGGTGAATTTGGATTTGCTTCTATTTTCTTTGGGTTAGGAACATTTATTATGTTATTAATAGCACCATATTTAATTCAAAAAATAAAGGTTGGTAGATCTACTGGTTTTGGAGTTTTATTATTGATGTTTTCTTTTACGCTACCTTTAATAGTAAATTCATATTATGAACTTTGCGCGAGTCTTTTTATAGTTGGTTTTATAGGTGCTTTTACTGATATTTCAATGAATAGTTTAGTATCTGAAATTGAAAAAGAAGATGGTGTACACATTATGTCTGCAAACCATGGCTTTTTTAGTTTAGGTGGTATGTTGAGTGCAGGAATCGGAACTTTTTTTCTTCCTATTGTTGAAGTTCCTGTGTATCATATGCTTGTAGTAATTTTAATATTGATTTTGATTAATGGTTTTTTAATGAAGAATTATTTTAGTCATGAAGTTGAAAATGTTAAACAAACAAAATTTAGTTTTTCACAATTAAAACCAGTATTAACACTAGTAATTATAGGTTTTTTTATCATGGGGAGTGAAGGTGCAATTGAGAGTTGGAGCGCATTATATCTAGAAAATATATCTATGACCGAAGAGAAATTTTTCGGTTTAGGATTTACAGCATTTTCATTTACTATGGCATTTGGAAGATTTTTTGGTGATAAGATAAGTCAGCAATTTGGTTCAAAAAAAATAATATTGATTGGAACACTAGTTGGAATCATAGGTTTTGCTTCTGTATTACTAGTTGATTTAACATTTGTAATAATTGGCTTTGCATTAGTAGGGATTGGTTTCTCTGTAATAATTCCAGAATTGTATCGCATAGGAGGTAAATTACCAAACATAGATTCGTCAAAAGGTATTTCAATGATTGCAGGTGCAGGTTTTCTTGGATTTTTAATTACACCGTTTTTATTAGGACAAATTTCTGATTGGTCATCTTTAAAATATAGTTTTGTGGCACTTTTAGGGTTTTCAGTTATCTCATTTGTACTTATGTTAACAATCAAAAATCGATAG
- a CDS encoding DUF6452 family protein, producing MKKYLILAIVIISTLLGCENDDFCVDPVTPNLVIRFYDNNDPTVLKRVRKLYVWVNELDTIYENVASDSIAIPLNPLEDFTILHLSADDIQDDITINYNKKEVFVGRSCGYKYNFENIGLTEINNNWILDTEITNETVENETEHIKILH from the coding sequence ATGAAAAAATATTTAATCCTAGCAATTGTTATAATCTCAACTTTATTAGGTTGTGAAAATGATGATTTTTGTGTAGATCCTGTTACACCAAATTTAGTAATCAGATTCTATGACAATAATGATCCAACAGTTCTAAAAAGAGTTCGAAAACTTTACGTATGGGTAAATGAACTTGATACAATTTATGAAAATGTAGCATCAGATTCTATTGCAATTCCTTTAAATCCGCTTGAAGATTTTACAATTCTACATTTATCTGCAGATGACATTCAAGATGATATTACTATAAATTACAACAAGAAAGAAGTCTTTGTTGGTAGATCTTGTGGGTACAAATATAACTTTGAAAATATTGGACTTACCGAGATAAACAATAATTGGATTTTAGATACCGAAATTACAAATGAAACTGTAGAAAATGAAACTGAACATATTAAGATTTTACACTAG
- a CDS encoding DUF6048 family protein: protein MKLNILRFYTSLLFISISFIGIAQDKDLEFLTEVPTDTIKASVPHGLRLGVDISKPIIGIFNEDISGIEITGDYRITNKIYAAAELGIYDRKSEEYNLKHSTKGSYIKVGGNINLYENWLGMNNEIFFGLRYGLSSFTQTLNSYTPNYNGTYFEPEEISVNQEFDGLTAHWTELVIGLKVELLKNFYLGSSMSLKKIISQNEPENFKNLFIPGFERVYANNTGFSFNYTISYLIPIYKKNK from the coding sequence ATGAAACTGAACATATTAAGATTTTACACTAGTTTATTATTCATATCTATTTCATTTATCGGAATAGCACAAGATAAAGACTTAGAATTTTTAACTGAAGTACCAACAGATACTATTAAAGCTAGTGTTCCTCATGGTTTAAGACTTGGTGTTGATATAAGCAAACCAATTATTGGAATATTTAATGAAGATATATCTGGTATTGAGATTACTGGTGATTACAGAATTACCAATAAAATTTATGCAGCTGCAGAATTAGGTATATACGATCGAAAATCTGAAGAGTACAATTTAAAACATAGTACAAAAGGGAGTTATATAAAAGTCGGTGGAAATATCAATTTATATGAAAATTGGCTTGGAATGAATAATGAAATTTTTTTTGGTTTACGTTATGGATTGAGTTCATTTACACAAACATTAAATAGTTATACTCCCAATTATAATGGAACGTATTTTGAACCAGAAGAAATAAGTGTCAATCAAGAATTTGATGGTCTTACAGCACATTGGACAGAATTAGTAATCGGATTAAAAGTTGAATTGCTTAAAAACTTTTATCTAGGATCAAGCATGAGTTTAAAGAAAATAATAAGTCAAAACGAGCCTGAAAATTTCAAGAATTTATTCATTCCAGGTTTTGAACGAGTGTACGCTAACAACACAGGATTTAGTTTTAATTATACTATTTCTTATCTTATTCCTATTTACAAGAAAAATAAATAA